ACCCACGGGAGACTGTTATGGCCACCGGCGATGAACGCAGCCTGCTCCTGGACTACTTGCGTCGCTATCGCCTGACGCTGGAGATGAAGTGCGCGGACCTCGGCGCCGAGCAGCTCGCTTGCCGGTCCGTGCTCCCGTCGACGATGTCGCTGCTGGGGCTGGTGCGGCACATGAGCGAGGTCGAGCGACACTGGTTCCGCCGGAGATGGCCAGGCAGGATGCGCCGCGGCTGTACTGCACGGATGAGGACCCTGACCGTGACTGGAACGGCGCGGTCGCCGATACAGACGTCGTTGAGGAGGCCTGGCAAACCTGGCGGACCGAGGTCGCCTTCGCCCAACGCTTCGTTGCGGAAACGCCCGACCTCGACACGATGGGCTCCACGCAGGTCCAGCTGCGCGACGTCCTCGTTGACCTGATCGAGGAGTACGCACGGCACTGCGGGCATGCCGACTTGCTGCGGGAACGGATCGACGGTCGGGTTGGCCAGGAGCGCTTCGAGTTTGCGGACGCACCGTAGGCGGAACCATGGTCGGGCAACCTCTGGTGAGCCCGTTCAGCGATTCCCTTGTAGGACGACGGCTGTCGCTCGTCAGTCCCATCGACTGCTGCGCCGGGACTGGGGACATCTAGACGACGTCGATCAGAGGTCACCGATCACGAACAGGATGAGCTCAGGGATCCGGAACAAGTTCCAGCCCAGTCCGGTGGCACCAAGGACGACACCGGCGAGTGCGAGGTGCCATCTGACCCCACCACGAGCTCGAGCGCGACGCAGGCCCAACCAGCCCAGTACGACGGCCACCAAGCAGATGACCACTGCCGCGGCGACGCCGGTCCAGTACGCGACCTCCGTGGCACCGATCGGCGTGAGGACGAGGACCACGCCGACGATCCCGACCACGAGTGCCCACAGGGCAGCCTGATTGGACCAGGTGCCCGCGCTGGTCGCCGGCACAGCCATCGCACCTGCTGGCGACAACGCCGGATCCTGTTGCCCTGACACGGGCAGGTGTCCGCCTCGCCGGGTAGTGATGAGCAGCGTGGCCCCCGCGACGGTGCAGGGAATTGCGAGGAGGAACAGCAAGCCAGCCCCGATGTTGGCACCGTCCTCAGGCGCAGTGGTGACCACGGCAATCACGAAGACCAGCCACAGCAGGACCGCTACCGCGGTCAGGCCGATGCCCCATCGCCGAGCCGTGTCCACGTGACGATGTCCCATCCACTAGTTCAAGGCCACGGTCGGTGGCTGTCCGGCCAGTATGGGCGAGCGCACCCCAGACACGAGCGCATCTACGTTGGTCATACCCATCCGCATGACAGGTCTCCGCTGGTGGCCATGCCCACAACGCACTACCCTCAGTGAGCATCGCTCGCATTGACAGGCGTCCGGCCCGATCCTTATTGGAGCTGGATCCCTGTGCGATGACGGTGGAGCGATACTTCGGACCCGTTTCTGAAGGCGGCTTCACAGGCGGGTCCAGTTCGCATCCCTACGTCGCTCGTGGACGAGGTCGATGATTGACCAGCCACGATGAAGACGCAGACGGCCGTCACGGCCCAGTTGCGCGCGATAGCCGTGAACAATCCGAGGATGACGGCTGCAGCAACCAAGGCCCACCGCATGGGGGGTACACCACGCTGGCCGCTTCGTGTCCCCGAGGCTATTTCGGCCGAGTTTGCCCACGTAGCTCAACAGCGGTCCCCTCACCCGGTCGACGGAGCGCACCGCACGTGTGCCTAAGTGGGCCGCTCAGGGCGTGCCGCGCACAGGTCGCTGACATGGATGAACGAGGTTGTCGCTCCGGGGGGTGATCACAGAGAGTGCCTGCCGTGGTGACCCGGATCGGCTACGCCGCCTGTGCGCTGTCGGTGCTGGTCGGCTTCGTCGTCATGCTCGGCCTTGGAGTCCCCACGTTCGAGGAAGGGCGTGTGGCCCTCGGGCTCATCGTCATCGCATGCTCTGGCGTCGCGATCACCCTCGGGGTGGCTGGCGTGGTCCTCCTCTGGCGCAAGAGCGGCCGACCCGACTAACTCAGCGGCCATCTAACAGCTCTGCCTGACCCATCCGGGGACTGTCCTTGCATGGGCCGCTATGGGTCGCTTGCCTCGCGGTCGAGCCGCCGGCAACCCGCAGCCCCGCCCCGTAAGCCGAACCCTCACCGGTGTTGAGACAGGTCAGGACGTAGGCCAGGAGGCCGCCGTCCCACAAGACCCGCCCGGTGAGCCTTCCCGCACGGGGAGGACAACCGGGACACCCTGCCCGACGGTCGCAGCCTCGTCGTCCGGCAGCCGCCCAACGTCCACGCCACCGTGTCGCAAAGGACCGACTGACGGAAGCCGGTGCATCGCCCAGCTGAACGTCATCAGCACCGGTAGCCGAGAAGAACGCGCCTGCTCCCAGCTGAGGCCGTCACGGTGCGGCATTACACCTCCCGCGCCGGCGATCCCCACCGGCATCTGCACCTGCAGGTCAACGAGCGCGGCGCCGAATTGCGGGTCGCAGGCGACCGCGGCGTGCCCGATGCCGTTGATCGCGGCCAGGAAGTCACGCATGCCGACGGTGTGCAACCCGCGCCACCGCAAGCCTGCTGGTGGCCAGTGGCGCGAACGTCAAGGCGGTCCAGCGGATGCTCGGCCACGCCTCCGCGGCGATGACCCTCGACGTCTACTCCGGGCTCTTCGACGACGACCTGGGCGCCCTCGCGGAACGCATGGACGCCGCCCACCAGGCGTCTGTCACGAGACGTCACGGTGCGTAGTGTGGGCACCGTGTGGGCACGGGGCCCCCCGCCAAGATCGACGAGGATGCCACAAGCCGCTGACCTCGATGTTTACCGGTGGGGCGGGTGGGGCTCGAACCCACGACCCAGGGATTATGAGTCCCGTGCTCTGACCGGCTGAGCTACCGCCCCGCGTGTACCAGCCTGCCAGACGGCCCGACACCCCCTGTGGACGACGCCGTCCGGCATCCCCAGGTCCCCCTGCTGGGTGGCTGCCGTGTGCGGGATCACACCGATGGTCGGGCGTGACCGGCCATCAGCTGGGAATTTGGCGCTGCACGGGCGCCCCGCCTGTCCCGGTGGTCACCACAGTGCACACGGTTGCTGACACCGCGTGTCGGTGGCGGGGGTCGACGGCAAGCAGGCGCCCCGATCTCGTTACCCGACCGTGACCTGCCGGCCAGGGCCCGTGTACGTTTCCCGACGGCCCTGCCGGGCTCAGCTCCTCGGGAACCGAGGGCCTCGGCACGGCCACCGCCGAACCGCCGACGCCCTCCGGGGCCGAGGCGGACCGGGGACCCACCGAACCTCTGGGGTGAGTCCTGCCTGCGCTGAGGGAGTGCAGGGAGGTAGGGCGCCGTCCGGCCCGAACCCGTCAGCTAACTCGGTAGGCGGTCGCGAGGATGAGGAGACCCGTCGCCTTGGCGACCCTGCACCGCCTGCACACCGTGGTCCGCTGCGCCACGTCACCCCGCAGCCCCCTGCGCGCACCGCGCCGGGCCGCCGTCGTCGCCGCGGCGGTGGCCGGCCTGCTGGCCGCCACCCCCGTCGTCGCCGGCGCCGCCCCCGCCCCCGCCGAGGAGCAGGCCGCCCTCGCCGAGCAGGTCGCCGAGATCGAGGAGCAGGTGCGGGCCGCCGAGGAGCAGCTGCAGCGGATGACCGTGGAGGCCGAGGCGGCCGCCGACGCCGCGCTCGTCGCCCGGGCCCAGCTCGCCGCCGGCCAGGCCGAGGCCGAGCGGACCGCCGCGGAGCTCGCGGTCGCGCAGGCTGACGTCGCGGCCGCCGAGGAGGACATCGCCGACCTCGGCCGCGAGGCCTACATGGGCGCCGAGGACCGCTACGGCGACCTGCAGATGCTGCTCGACGCGCACAGCCCGACCGAGCTGCTGCAGCAGGCCGCCACCATGGAGGTCATCGGCGACCACCGGGCCGCCCGCCTGCAGGAGTTCCTCACCGTCGCGGCCCGCCTCGAGCAGGCCGACCGGGCCGCGCAGGCCGCCGTCGCCGCCCTGGACGAGCTGGCCCGCACCGCGGCCGAGGCCGAGCAGGCCGCCAACGCCCACCTCGCCCGGGCCCAGGCCGACTACGACGCCCGCGCGGCGGAGAAGGCCCGCCTGGAGGAGGAGCTGCGCGCGGCCGGCGAGCGGCTGCTCGCCGCGCAGGGTGCCGCCGACGCCGCTGCCGCGTGGGGCGCCCAGCAGGCCCAGCGGCAGCAGACCCTCGCCGTCACGTCGGGCGCCTCCTCCGGCATGCCGACCGCCGGCCGGGTCACCTCCTGCTACGGCCCGCGCTGGGGGACGATGCACCAGGGTGTGGACATCGCCGCCCCCATCGGCACGCCCATCCACGTGCCCGAGGACGGCGTGGTGCTGCAGGCCGGCGCGGCCAGCGGCTTCGGCCAGGCCGTCTACGTCCAGCACGGCGACGGGCAGATCACCCTCTACGGGCACGTCGACCAGTACTTCGTCAGCGCCGGGCAGGTCGTCTCGGCCGGCGAGCACATCGCCGACGTCGGCAACAAGGGCCAGTCCACCGGCCCGCACCTGCACTTCGAGGTGCACCGCGGCGGCCTCTACGCCAGCCGGGT
This window of the Geodermatophilus sp. DSM 44513 genome carries:
- a CDS encoding M23 family metallopeptidase, which gives rise to MATLHRLHTVVRCATSPRSPLRAPRRAAVVAAAVAGLLAATPVVAGAAPAPAEEQAALAEQVAEIEEQVRAAEEQLQRMTVEAEAAADAALVARAQLAAGQAEAERTAAELAVAQADVAAAEEDIADLGREAYMGAEDRYGDLQMLLDAHSPTELLQQAATMEVIGDHRAARLQEFLTVAARLEQADRAAQAAVAALDELARTAAEAEQAANAHLARAQADYDARAAEKARLEEELRAAGERLLAAQGAADAAAAWGAQQAQRQQTLAVTSGASSGMPTAGRVTSCYGPRWGTMHQGVDIAAPIGTPIHVPEDGVVLQAGAASGFGQAVYVQHGDGQITLYGHVDQYFVSAGQVVSAGEHIADVGNKGQSTGPHLHFEVHRGGLYASRVDPMPWLQARGITLGGAC